The DNA segment GCAGGCCACGAACCCGAACGCCAAGGCGAGCGACGCCTGGGGCTGGGTGCCGCCGCCCTTGTTGAACGAGGGCATCAAGGTGCAGACGCAATGGCTGCACGACTTCCTGCTGAATCCTTACCCGATCCGGCCGGCGGTGGTGCTGCGGATGCCGCGGTTCAACATGTCGAGCGAAGAGGCGACGCAGTTGGCCAACTACTTCGCGGCCGCTGACGGCGCGCAGTATCCGTACCTGGTCGATCATCGCACCGACTCGAGCTACCTGGCCGAGCAGGACGCGAAACATCCCAAGCGATTCGAGGATGCCCTGAAGATCATCACGGGCAACGAATACTGCGTGAAATGCCACAAGGTCGGCGATTTCACGCCGGCCGGTAGCGCCGCAGCGCTGGCACCGAACCTGGACCGCGTCTACCAGCGGTTGCGCCCCGATTTTGTAGAGAAGTGGATCGGCAATCCGAAGCGTTTGCTCCCCTACACCGGCATGCCCGTGAATTTCCCGCCGGACAAACCCGCCGATCAAGCCTTATTCCCGGGCGACAGCCTGGAGCAGGTCGAGGGCGTGGTCGATTTCCTGTTGAACTACGACGCCTACATGAAGGACCGCACGTCGATCAAGCCGATGGTCAAGCCGGCGCCGCCGGCCACGACCTCGGCCGATGCGTCGGGCGCGGTTCAGGCGGCGACGCCGTAGCGCGCCTTGTCCACGAGAACCATCAGGTCCGCAAAGCGGACCAATCGCAAACGTTTGATCGATAACGCAAGCCCAGTTTGACGTCGAGCCGGAGCAAGGTCTCTGGCTTGACGGTTCGAGGAGAAGAAAACGCATGATGAAGCAGCTCTGCACGCTTAAGCGACTTGGCACGAGGGCGGCATGCCTGGTTCTGGCTCTCGGCGCCGCGACAACGGCCAATGCTCAGTGGGGCAACCTGAAGGGCAAGTTCGTCTACGACGGCAAAGCGCCCGAGCCCAAGAAGCTCGATACCAGCAAAGAGGCCATGTGCGTCGCTCATAATTTGACGGACGAGTCGCTCATTGTCGGGCCCGACGGCGGCATCAAGAACGTCGTGATCTTCGTCCGCACCAAGGGAGTGAAGGTCAACCCGTCGCTCGAGAAGCAACCGGATAAGGTCGAGATCGACAACAAGAATTGCCGCTTCGAGCCGCACATTCTGCCGATGCTGCTTTCGCAAACGCTGGTCGTGAAGAATTCTGATCCCTTCTCGCACAACAGCAACGTCACCGAGGTCGGCGGGCAGGGAGCGAATCCTTTGATCGCGCCGGGCAAGGAAGCGACCTACAAGTACGCCCGGCCCCAGGTGATTCCGCAACCGGTGGCTTGCAACATTCACCCGTGGATGAAGGCGATGGTGCTGCCACGTGATAATCCTTACTTCGCGGTGTCGAAGGATGACGGCACGTTCGAGATCAAGGACTTGCCCGTCGGTAAGCTCGAGTTCCAGGTGTGGCAAGAGAAAGCCGGCAACGTGGATACGAAGGCCTGGCCCAAGGGACGCTTCACGATGGATATCAAGGCCGGCGACACTAACGACCTGGGCACGGTGAAACTGGAACCGAAGTTGTTCAACAAGTAATTGTCGAGTGCGCCCGCGAGCACCTCGATTCCCCATGAGGAATATCGTGAACCGTTTTTTTGCTTCGATCGTGATTCTTGCCTGCGGCGCCCTGCTGCTGGCCGGCACTTCCGGCTGCCGCGAAGCGGTGGCCATCAACCCCAAGCCGGACATCAAGCTCGCCAATGACTTGCGTGCCGGCTCAGGCGGCGGCGGGGAGGCCGGTGCCGCGCAAGCCGCGCAGCCGACCGGCACCGGTTGGGGCACGCTGAAAGGCAAGTTCGTCTACGCCGGCGAGGCGCCGGCCGCCAGCTTCCTGTCGACCGGCGGCAAGGACGGCGCCGTGTGCGGTCAGCAGGTTCCCAATCAGCAGTTGGTCGTCGACTCGGGCAACAAGGGCCTGGCCAACGTCGTGGTCTTTGCCCGCAAGGTGTCGCGAGTTTTCAAGCCCGAGGATGGTGCGGCGCCGGCCGAGGCGGCGCCTGCGATCTTCGATCAGAAGGGTTGCTTGTTCCTCAGCCACGTTTTCGCGACGAGCACGAAAGAACCGCTCGAGATCAAGAACAGCGATCCGGTGTCGCACAATACGAGCTTCGACCCGGGCGGCGGCAATACGCCGGCCAACCCGCTGCTGCAGCCGAATTCGTCGGTGACTTACAAGTTCAGCCGCGCGATGAATGCCCCGGCCGCCGCCACGTGCAGCATTCATCCGTGGATGAAGGGTTACATCATCGCCCGCGATGATCCGTACGTCACTGTGAGCAAGCCCGACGGTTCGTTCGAGATCAAGAACCTGCCGGCCGGCGAAGATATCGAGTTCCAGGTGTGGCACGAGCAAGCCACCGGTGGGCTGGAGGCCAAGGCAGGCTGGAACAAGGGGCGCTTCAAGGTCAAGGTGCCGGCCGACGGTGAGTTGGACCTGGCCACGATCGAAGTCCCCGCCACCGCATTTCATTAGAGATCGCGCGTAATTTCGAGATTCGATCATGAAGAGATTTTCGTTTGACTGTCTGTCACGCCTGAGCCTGGTGGCTAGCGTCTTGGCGCTGCCCGTGCTGGTCGGTTGCGGCAAGAGCGATCCAGCCGTGTTTCGCCTGAACCTGCAAGGGCGCAGTCCGGATGACTTCCGCGTCACCTCGAAGGACAAGGAGCAGGCGGAAAAAGACGCCAAGATCGCGAACGAGGCCGCGCTGAAAACGGTTTCGACCGTGCTGTACGCCATGTTCGGCGGGCCGGACGATCCGTACGTCATGCCCGAAACCGGGCTCGATCCGCGGAAGATCGAATTGGCATCCGGCCGGGCCGGCTCGAACGAATCGGGACGGCAGCGCGGACTTTATCGTCAGCATTGTGCTCATTGCCACGGCATCAGCGGTGACGGCGCCGGTCCCACGGCGGCTTTCTTGAACCCCTACCCGCGCGACTATCGCACGGGCGCTTTCAAATTCAAGAGCACGGCCCGCGCGGCCAAACCAACCAACGACGACATGCGCCGCATCCTGCACGAAGGGATCGCGGGCACGGCCATGCCCTCGTTCCTTCTCTTGCCGGATGACGAGATCGACGCCCTGGTCGAGTACGTGAAATACCTCAGCATTCGCGGCCAGACCGAGACCCTGCTGTTGATCAAGGTGCTGGACGAAGGGGACTCGATCGATCTGAAGACCGTGAAGCTGAGCGAGCTGGCCAGCGAATACGTGACGCCGGTCGCCGAGTCGTGGGCGCAGGCCGAATCGTCGATCATCGTTCCGCCCGATGGTCCGCCGACCGATACGCCCGAGGCCTTGGCCGCCTCGGTGGCCAAGGGGGCCGAACTGTTCCGCGGCGCCAAGGCGCAGTGCGCCAAATGCCACGGTCCGACGGCGATGGGCGATGGCAGCGAAGAGTTGCTCTTCGACGATTGGAACAAGGTCAAGCAGTTCGCCGACCTGGCCAAGAAGATCGCCGACGCCGAGCAAATCGCCGACCGCAAGGAACGATCGGAAACGCTCAGTGATCTACGAACAAAGATGATCGCCGAGAACGACAAGTGGCTGTTGCCGCAGCAGCAGGTTCAACCGCGCAATCTGCGATTGGGCACCTATCGCTTCGGGCGCCGCCCGGTCGATATGTATCGCCGCATTTTCGCCGGCATCAACGGCACGCCGATGCCGCAAGGTGGTGCTGATGCCAGCAATCCCAGTGGTATGACGCCGGAGGAAATCTGGCACATCGTCAATTACGTTCGCACGCTTCCGTACGAAAAGCTCAGCGATCCGTACGTGGGCAAGGGACGCTTGGCAGGTTTGGATACGCGGCACGAATAAACGCCCCGCACGAGTCAAAGTGGAACACCAACTTCGGAACGACAACAGTCGTTGTCGTCCGATACGCATAACCGCACAAGCACGCTTGTGGGAGGATGATCGTGGGTAGGTTTTGGAGCTTGCTATTCCTGTTGGTGCCGATCCTGGGGGTTGGCGTCTTCTGGTGGGCGCCCGGCGCCGGCTATTGGCTGCCGCGCGATATTTCGGAGCATGGCCACCAGATCGACCACCTGTGGACGTTCATCCTCATTCTCACGGGCCTGGTATTTGCGGCTACCGAGGGACTGTTGTTCTGGTTCTTGTGGCGCTATGACGGCGCGAACAACGCGGATCCCGTGAAGTACACGCACGGCAGCCACAACCTGGAAGTCATTTGGACCATTCTGCCCGCCGCCACCTTGCTGTTCATTGCCATCTACCAGATGAACGCTTGGGCCGACGTGAAGATTCGCAATCCCGGCGGCGAAGGCTTGCCGGTGACAGTCGAAGTCACGGGCCGGCAGTTCGAGTGGCGGCTGCGCTACCCTGGCAAGGACGGCAAGCTCGGCACGCCGGACGATATCTATCACGTCAACGACCTGCACATCCCGGTCAACGAAGAGATTCTGGTCTCACTCAAGACCCAGGACGTGCTGCACGACTTCTTCCTGCCGAACTTGCGCGTCAAGCAAGACGCCGTGCCCGGCATGGCGATCCCCGTCTGGTTCAAGGCGACCGAGACGGGCACTTACGACCTCGTCTGCGCCGAGCTATGTGGCTGGGGGCACTACAAGATGAAAGGACGGCTCACCGTCCAGAATCGCGATCAGTACGACGAGTGGCTGTCTGAAATGTTTGCGGCTCAAGAGGCGACGAAATGAGTACCTCCGCTTTTGGCGATCATGCTCACGACGCTGCGCATGCCCACGATCATGGGCATTCGGCCAGCTTCCTGCGTACCTACGTGTTCTCGCTCGATCATAAAGTGATCGGCATCCAGTTCCTGTTCTCGACGCTGTTGTGGTTCGTCGTGGGGGGGCTTCTGGCCTTGGCCGTGCGCTGGCAACTGGCCTGGCCGTGGTCCGACATGCCGATCGTGGGGCGGATGCTGTTCTCGGCCGAAGGGGGCCAGATCTCGCCCGAGTTCTACACGATGCTGTTCACGATGCACGCCTCGGTGATGATCTTCTTCGTGATCATCCCGATCCTGGCCGGTGCGTTCGGCAACTTCCTGATCCCGCTGATGATCGGTGCCGACGACATGGCCTTCCCCACGCTGAACATGCTCAGCTATTGGTTCATGTGGCCGGCGTTTATCGTCATGATCGCCAGCTTCTTCGTGGCCGGTGGCGCCGCCTCCTCGGGATGGACCGCCTACGCCACGTTATCTGCCGTGTGGGGCGCCGCGCCGGGCAGTCAGGCCGGGCAGACGCTGTGGCTCATCGGCCTGATCTTCGTCGGTATTTCGTCGATGATGGGCTCGGTCAACTACATGACCACGATCATCCAGATGCGCGCTCCGGGCATGACCATGTTCCGCATGCCGATGACGATTTGGGGGATGTTTATCACGGCCATCCTGCAAGCCTTTGCGTTGCCGGTTTTGACCGCGGCCCTTTTCATGCAATTGCTCGACCGCACGGTCGGCACGGGCTTCTTCATCCCCGAAGGGCTGATCGTGAATAACGTCTCGGCCGGCGCCGGTGGTGGCCAGACGCTGCTCTGGCAGCACTTGTTCTGGTTCTATTCGCACCCGGCCGTGTACATCATGATCCTGCCGGCGATGGGTATGGTCTCGGACATCATTTCCTGCTTTGCCCGCAAGCCCCTCTTCGGCTACAAGCCGATGGTGTACTCGATTTCCGGCATCGCCGGGCTCGGGTTCATCGTGTGGGGGCACCACATGTTCATGTCGGGCATGAACCCGTACCTGGGCATGACGTTCATGGTCTCGACGATGTTCATCGCGCTACCCAGCGCCGTTAAAGTCTTCAACTGGCTGGGCACCATCTGGGGCGCGCGGATCCAGTTCACTACGCCCATGCTCTTCGCCCTATCGTTCGTGTCAATGTTCATCATCGGCGGTCTATCGGGGATTTTCATGGCCGCGACGCCGGTCGATATTTTCATTCACGACACGTACTTCATCGTTGGCCACATTCACTACGTGCTCTTCGGCGGCACGGCGTTCGGCGTCTTTGGCGGCATCTACTTCTGGTTCCCCAAGATGTTCGGCCGGATGATGAACGAGTTCTGGGGTAAGGTTCATTTCTTCTTGTCGTTCATCTTCTTTAACGGCACCTTTTACACGATGCACATCCTGGGTGCCGGCGGATTCCCACGCCGCCTGGCTGATCCTTACCATTACCTGACGTTCCGCCACTTGCAGCCGATGAATCAGTTCATGACGATCTGCGCCCTCGGCATGGGTGCGGCACAGATCATCTTCGCGATCAACTTCTTCTACAGCATCTTCTTCGGGCCGAAGGTCGGGCGCAATCCTTGGCACGCCAACAGCCTGGAATGGTTTGCCCCCAGCCCGCCCGGGCACGGCAACTTCGACATGCAGCCGATCGTCTACCGCGGCCCGTACGAGTACGGCTCGCCGGAAGTCGACACCGATTACTACCCGCAGACGCAGCCGCCCCCCGAAGGGCACATCCCCACGGAAGATCACGGACACCATTAATCGTGGTGCAATCGCGCACACAAATCGGCACCGCTCAGTCGCCCGCGACGTCGGCCAGTCCTTGGCCGCATCGCATGGCGGTGTTGTTGGTCTGCGCGACGTTTCCCTTGATCTGGGTCGGCGGGCTGGTCACGACGTATGAAGCGGGCATGGCCGTGCCCGACTGGCCGAACACGTTCGGCTACAACCTGTTCCGCTACCCGTGGCAGACGTGGATCGCCGGTCCGTGGGACTTGTTCATCGAGCATGGGCATCGGTTATTCGGCGCCCTGGTGGGCCTGCTGACGATCCTGTTCGTGATGACGGTTTTCTTGTGTGATTCGCGTCGCTGGATGCGCTTTGCCGCGCTCGGCGCCTTGGCGCTTGTGATCGCCCAGGGAGCCCTCGGCGGCATGCGCGTGTTGTTCGACGAGCGCTTACTGGCCCAAGTGCATGGCTGCGTCGGTCCGGCATTCTTTGCGCTGACCGTGGCATTGGCCGTATGGACCTCGCCGCGCTGGCTTGCCGGGCGTGAAGAAATGCGCGATCCCGCGCGGGCTCGGTCTGCGGCGCGCTTTCAACGACTCGCTTTCCTCACGGTGGCGATCGCTTACCTGCAACTTGTGCTCGGCTCGCAACTGCGTCACGTGCGACCGATGGTCGACGTCACCGTATTTCGCGCGGCGGTGTGGTTGCACTTGTTCATGGCCGCGGCTTTGGTCGCCCATGTGATGTTGCTTGCTCTCCGGGCGGTGCGCTCGTTCGCGTCCGATTCGTACATAGTTGTCCCGGCCGTGACCCTGGCCGGGCTTGTGCTCGTGCAATTAGGCTTGGGTGTCGGGGCCTGGGTGGTGAATTACGGCTGGCCCGAGCCGATCTTCGGCCGCTTCGCGTGGGCGCAGCAGTTCGTCGTCACGCAGGAAGGGCGCGTGCAGGCCTGGGTCACCACCGGCCATGTCGCGACCGGATCGCTGATCCTGGTCACCGCGCTCCTGGTAGCGCTGCGATCGCTGCTCCTGCCGGCTGCCGAGCGACATGCGGCGCGCAGTGCCATTGCCGCGGGGGTGTTGGCATGAGCAGTGTCACCACGACAACCGCTGCTGTGCCCACGTCACGCAGCCGCGTGCTCGTGCGATTGCGCGATTACGTCGAGCTGACCAAGCCGAAAATCGTCGTCATGGAGTTAGTGACGATTATCGTCGCCGCCAGTGTTGCCAGTTGGGGGCAGCCCGATTGGCAGCTTTTGGCCTACGCGCTTGCCGGCACCGGGTTGGTGGCCGCCGGCGCGAGCGCCTGGAATCAATGGATCGAACGCAAAAGCGACGCGCGTATGCCGCGCACTGCCGATCGCCCGCTGCCAGCCGGCCGGCTGTCGGGTAGCGAAGCGATCTGGTTTGGCACGGTTACAACCATCGCGGGCGTTGCGCTATTGGCGGCGATGGTGAACTGGTTGACCGCCGCGCTTGGTCTAGCGACCTGGGCCGCTTACGTTTGCTTCTACACGCCGCTCAAGTCGCGCACTTCGCATAACACCGCCGTGGGCGCTGTCGCCGGTGCGATGCCGGTTCTGATGGGTTGGACAGCCGTCGGCGGACATTTGAACCTGGCCGCGGCGACCTTGTTCATGATCGTTTTCTTGTGGCAGTTCCCGCATTTCATGGCCATCGCCTGGATGTACCGCGACGACTACGCGGCCGGCGGCTGCCAGATGCTGAGCGTGGTCGATCCGACGGGGCGGCGCGTGGGATTGCTCGCCGTGGTGGCGGCGCAGGTGCTCTTGCCCGTTAGCGTGTTGCCGGCCGTGGTGCGGTTGGCGGGCCCGGGATATTTCTTCGCGGCGCTGGCACTGGGGCTGGCGCAGTTGGCGGCGGCCGCCTGGTTTGCCCGTCGCTTGGACCAGCGTTCGGCGCGGCTGCTGTTGCGGGCGTCGCTCGTTTATTTGCCGACGGTGTTGGTGTTGCTGTTGTTATCGAGTCGTATGGCGAGTTAATGCGAGAAAGAGACCGATCGTTCGACAAAACGGGGATGGTCTGGGTGCCAGAGCAGTACTGCCAACACCAAATGTCCGCCCCCCTTTTGTCCGACGCTTTTAGAAAGGCATAGCTACCGGTCATGGCCACAGTCGCAGACGCCCATCATGGGCATGACACGCATTTGAAGTTGCAGTATCAGCCGGGCTTGCCGTTGCCAAACGGCAAGCTGTTCATGTGGCTGTTCCTGTCGACGGAGATCATGTTCTTTGCCGCGCTGATCGGCGTGTACATCGTGATTCGCTTCGGCGCGCCCGACTGGCCGGCCACGCACGACGTACACCTTTCGGAGCCCATCGGTGCGTTCAATACCTTCGTGCTGATCTGCTCCAGCGTGAGCATCGTGCTGGCGTTGGAAAGCGCCCGAGCGAACAAGGCAGGGCTGGCCAAAGCGTGGATGGCGGTCACCTTGGCCCTGGGGGGCGTGTTCCTCGGCGTGAAAATGTACGAGTACAACGCCAAGTTTTCGCACGGCATCTACCCCATGAAGCCGCGCAGCCGCATTCACGAGCGGGCCGATCTCGACTTCGGCTCGGCCGCGCGCATCAAGCTGCAATCGATCATCGAGCCCTTGGCCAAGCTGCCTGCCGACGCCATCGACAAGAAACAGTCCGACGAGCTGCTGTTGGCCAAGAAAATGAAGGAAGATTTCGGCTCGACCAACCTGGTCACCTTGCAGCGCATGGCCGACGATATCATGCCGCCGCCGACACTCGAGGGACAACACACGAGCGCGGCGGCGCACCCGGAAACCTTGTCCGAAGAGCACCCGTGGGTGAATCTTCCGTATTCGGACGAAGGCGCCGACAAGGTCGAGTACGTGCGCGAGTTGATCGAGTCGTTCAAAATGCCGATCGTGATTCCCGGTGGCAACATGTGGGCCAGCACCTATTTTCTGCTGACCGGCTTTCACGCCCTCCACGTGCTGGTAGGCTTGATCGTGTTTGCCATCATGATGACCTGGACGCTTGATATCCGCCATGCTGTCGGTATCGAGAACATCGGCCTGTACTGGCACTTTGTCGACCTGGTGTGGATCTTCCTGTTCCCGCTTTTGTACCTGTTCTAAATCCCGCGCACGCGGGCTTGCCTTTTCGCGGAGTTACCAACGATGCACGACGCCAGTCATTCGGCCGACGCTCATGCGCACGCCCACGGCGATCACGGTGGGATCGCCAAGTACGTTTACGTCTTTCTGGCGCTGTGCGTGCTGACCGGCTGCTCGTTCTTTACGTATTCCAGCTTGTGGCCGTGGCACGATCAGCCGCAGGTGGGGCGCACCTTCATGATGGCCGTCTCCTGCACCAAGGCCATGTTGGTGATTTTGTTCTTCATGCACCTGAAGTACGAAGCCGACTGGAAATACGTCCTGACGATTCCCGCCTCGATCATGTCGATTCTGTTGATGATGGCCTTGGTTCCGGACGTTGGGCTGCGGATGCGCACCTACTCGCCCGAACGACGCGAGCATGCCGCCATGTCCGAGAAGGAATACCAGAAATTCCAGACTGAAGTGAAAAAGTTGGAACCGGTACACGATGAGTCGGGGCACGCGCCTGCGGCTGCCCATTAATCTTGCCAGGGCTCCCTGAGCCCGCGACGGTCCGACGAAGGCTGTCACGGCTTACTCGAGCCTGTGACAGTCCACGGAAGCTGTCGTCGCGGTCTGTTAGACCTACAATTGATCGGTAGCCTGGTGCGGCGCGCGGCCGCATCGAATGCCCATGTGTGCGGCGCGCCTGTGGGGGATCTGTGCGCCGGTGGGCAATCCGCCGGTGACGCGCCGTAAAATCCGATTGGGTAGGCGACTGCCCGATCGGAACGTTCCTGCCTCGCCTTCCAAGTGACTTCCATGGTTTCTTCCGCGGCCATCTCGATTTCGGGCGTCGGTTACCGCTACCGAGAGCGCCGCGCGCTAGCGGACGTCAGCCTCGAGATCGCGCCGGGCGAGATATTCGCCTTCCTGGGCCCCAACGGCGGTGGCAAGACCACGCTCTTTCGGCTGCTATCGACCTTGGTGCCGATGCAGGAGGGCTCGATCACGATTCTCGGCCTCGACGTCACGCGGCAGGCGCATGAAGTGCGCCGGCGCATTGGTGTGGTGTTTCAGGCCCCCAGCCTCGATCGCAAATTGACCGTCAGCGAGAACCTGTGGCAGCACGGGCAACTTTATGGTGTCACCGGCGCGACGTTCGAAGAGCGGCGCCGTGAGATGCTCGCCCGGTTCGGCCTGGCGGATCGCGCTCGTGACCTGGTCGAGACGCTTTCCGGCGGGCTGCGCCGCCGCGTCGAACTGGCCAAGGGGCTATTGCATCGGCCCCGCGTGCTGCTTCTGGATGAGCCGAGCACGGGACTCGATCCGGGCGCCCGCAGCGACCTGTGGGAATATCTGCATCGCGTGCGCGACGAAGAGGGGGTCACCGTCGTGCTGACGACGCACCTGTTGGAAGAGGCCGAAAAAACCGATCGCCTGGCGATCATGAGCGCCGGTCAACTGGTCGCCCTCGACACGCCCGAGCGGCTGCGCGGCACGGTAGGCGGTGATACGATCTGGATCGAAACGGCCGATCCGGCGGAACTGGCCGCGGCCATCACGGCGCGATTCGACAGCCCGGCCACGGTCGTCGACGGCCGCGTGCGCTTGGAAAAAGCGGACGGTCATCAATGGGTCGCCCGGCTTGTGGAAGAGTTTCCCGGCCAGGTCCGTTCGATCACGGTGGGCAAGCCGACGTTGGAAGATGTTTTCATCGCCCGCACCGGCCATCGCTTCTGGCAGGCCGAGGAGGTGGGCGTTGGCTGAACGAAGTGTTGAATCGTTGCCAACTCCTGCCGATTCAAATCCGGCGGACGTCGCACCGTCGGGTGCCCGAAGTGCTTCGCGCGGACAAAACGACGTCGGCCACACGGCATCGGCGTCCGCCGCGTCAGGCTCGGCCGTGTGGTCCCTCTGTTGGCGCGAACTGATTCGCTTCTTGCGGCAGCGCAACCGCATCGTGGGCGCGATCGGCCAACCGGTGTTGTTCTGGATTTTGTTCGGCGCTGGCCTGGGACCGTCGTTTCAAATGGCGGGCGCCGGCGCCGAGGTGAGCTATCGCGAATACTTCTTTCCCGGCACGCTGGCGCTCATCTTATTGTTCACGGCCATTTTCTCCACGATCTCGATTATCGAAGATCGCCGCGAAGGGTTCTTGCAATCGGTCCTGGTCGCGCCGATTTCGCGATGGACCATGGTGCTGGGCAAGATCCTCGGCGGCACCGTGTTGGCCGTCGGGCAGGGGCTGTTGTTTCTGATCCTGGGGCTCACCGTCGGCTTGCACTTTTCGCTCACCGGCACGATCGCGGCCGGGTTGTTTTCCGTGCTCGTGGCTT comes from the Pirellulales bacterium genome and includes:
- the coxB gene encoding cytochrome c oxidase subunit II, whose protein sequence is MGRFWSLLFLLVPILGVGVFWWAPGAGYWLPRDISEHGHQIDHLWTFILILTGLVFAATEGLLFWFLWRYDGANNADPVKYTHGSHNLEVIWTILPAATLLFIAIYQMNAWADVKIRNPGGEGLPVTVEVTGRQFEWRLRYPGKDGKLGTPDDIYHVNDLHIPVNEEILVSLKTQDVLHDFFLPNLRVKQDAVPGMAIPVWFKATETGTYDLVCAELCGWGHYKMKGRLTVQNRDQYDEWLSEMFAAQEATK
- a CDS encoding cbb3-type cytochrome c oxidase subunit I, coding for MSTSAFGDHAHDAAHAHDHGHSASFLRTYVFSLDHKVIGIQFLFSTLLWFVVGGLLALAVRWQLAWPWSDMPIVGRMLFSAEGGQISPEFYTMLFTMHASVMIFFVIIPILAGAFGNFLIPLMIGADDMAFPTLNMLSYWFMWPAFIVMIASFFVAGGAASSGWTAYATLSAVWGAAPGSQAGQTLWLIGLIFVGISSMMGSVNYMTTIIQMRAPGMTMFRMPMTIWGMFITAILQAFALPVLTAALFMQLLDRTVGTGFFIPEGLIVNNVSAGAGGGQTLLWQHLFWFYSHPAVYIMILPAMGMVSDIISCFARKPLFGYKPMVYSISGIAGLGFIVWGHHMFMSGMNPYLGMTFMVSTMFIALPSAVKVFNWLGTIWGARIQFTTPMLFALSFVSMFIIGGLSGIFMAATPVDIFIHDTYFIVGHIHYVLFGGTAFGVFGGIYFWFPKMFGRMMNEFWGKVHFFLSFIFFNGTFYTMHILGAGGFPRRLADPYHYLTFRHLQPMNQFMTICALGMGAAQIIFAINFFYSIFFGPKVGRNPWHANSLEWFAPSPPGHGNFDMQPIVYRGPYEYGSPEVDTDYYPQTQPPPEGHIPTEDHGHH
- a CDS encoding ABC transporter ATP-binding protein, which gives rise to MVSSAAISISGVGYRYRERRALADVSLEIAPGEIFAFLGPNGGGKTTLFRLLSTLVPMQEGSITILGLDVTRQAHEVRRRIGVVFQAPSLDRKLTVSENLWQHGQLYGVTGATFEERRREMLARFGLADRARDLVETLSGGLRRRVELAKGLLHRPRVLLLDEPSTGLDPGARSDLWEYLHRVRDEEGVTVVLTTHLLEEAEKTDRLAIMSAGQLVALDTPERLRGTVGGDTIWIETADPAELAAAITARFDSPATVVDGRVRLEKADGHQWVARLVEEFPGQVRSITVGKPTLEDVFIARTGHRFWQAEEVGVG
- a CDS encoding cytochrome C oxidase subunit IV family protein; protein product: MHDASHSADAHAHAHGDHGGIAKYVYVFLALCVLTGCSFFTYSSLWPWHDQPQVGRTFMMAVSCTKAMLVILFFMHLKYEADWKYVLTIPASIMSILLMMALVPDVGLRMRTYSPERREHAAMSEKEYQKFQTEVKKLEPVHDESGHAPAAAH
- a CDS encoding COX15/CtaA family protein, which translates into the protein MVQSRTQIGTAQSPATSASPWPHRMAVLLVCATFPLIWVGGLVTTYEAGMAVPDWPNTFGYNLFRYPWQTWIAGPWDLFIEHGHRLFGALVGLLTILFVMTVFLCDSRRWMRFAALGALALVIAQGALGGMRVLFDERLLAQVHGCVGPAFFALTVALAVWTSPRWLAGREEMRDPARARSAARFQRLAFLTVAIAYLQLVLGSQLRHVRPMVDVTVFRAAVWLHLFMAAALVAHVMLLALRAVRSFASDSYIVVPAVTLAGLVLVQLGLGVGAWVVNYGWPEPIFGRFAWAQQFVVTQEGRVQAWVTTGHVATGSLILVTALLVALRSLLLPAAERHAARSAIAAGVLA
- the cyoE gene encoding heme o synthase; translated protein: MSSVTTTTAAVPTSRSRVLVRLRDYVELTKPKIVVMELVTIIVAASVASWGQPDWQLLAYALAGTGLVAAGASAWNQWIERKSDARMPRTADRPLPAGRLSGSEAIWFGTVTTIAGVALLAAMVNWLTAALGLATWAAYVCFYTPLKSRTSHNTAVGAVAGAMPVLMGWTAVGGHLNLAAATLFMIVFLWQFPHFMAIAWMYRDDYAAGGCQMLSVVDPTGRRVGLLAVVAAQVLLPVSVLPAVVRLAGPGYFFAALALGLAQLAAAAWFARRLDQRSARLLLRASLVYLPTVLVLLLLSSRMAS
- a CDS encoding heme-copper oxidase subunit III: MATVADAHHGHDTHLKLQYQPGLPLPNGKLFMWLFLSTEIMFFAALIGVYIVIRFGAPDWPATHDVHLSEPIGAFNTFVLICSSVSIVLALESARANKAGLAKAWMAVTLALGGVFLGVKMYEYNAKFSHGIYPMKPRSRIHERADLDFGSAARIKLQSIIEPLAKLPADAIDKKQSDELLLAKKMKEDFGSTNLVTLQRMADDIMPPPTLEGQHTSAAAHPETLSEEHPWVNLPYSDEGADKVEYVRELIESFKMPIVIPGGNMWASTYFLLTGFHALHVLVGLIVFAIMMTWTLDIRHAVGIENIGLYWHFVDLVWIFLFPLLYLF
- a CDS encoding ABC transporter permease; amino-acid sequence: MWSLCWRELIRFLRQRNRIVGAIGQPVLFWILFGAGLGPSFQMAGAGAEVSYREYFFPGTLALILLFTAIFSTISIIEDRREGFLQSVLVAPISRWTMVLGKILGGTVLAVGQGLLFLILGLTVGLHFSLTGTIAAGLFSVLVAFALTSLGFVIAWRMDSTQGFHAIMSVFLLPMWLLSGAFFPADSGWLRWIMIINPLTCGIAGLRRLLYLGESAPAAVAGMGSLPSLSVSLGVTVLFAAVTFGLACWIAGQRTTGDLL
- a CDS encoding cytochrome c — its product is MKRFSFDCLSRLSLVASVLALPVLVGCGKSDPAVFRLNLQGRSPDDFRVTSKDKEQAEKDAKIANEAALKTVSTVLYAMFGGPDDPYVMPETGLDPRKIELASGRAGSNESGRQRGLYRQHCAHCHGISGDGAGPTAAFLNPYPRDYRTGAFKFKSTARAAKPTNDDMRRILHEGIAGTAMPSFLLLPDDEIDALVEYVKYLSIRGQTETLLLIKVLDEGDSIDLKTVKLSELASEYVTPVAESWAQAESSIIVPPDGPPTDTPEALAASVAKGAELFRGAKAQCAKCHGPTAMGDGSEELLFDDWNKVKQFADLAKKIADAEQIADRKERSETLSDLRTKMIAENDKWLLPQQQVQPRNLRLGTYRFGRRPVDMYRRIFAGINGTPMPQGGADASNPSGMTPEEIWHIVNYVRTLPYEKLSDPYVGKGRLAGLDTRHE